In a single window of the Mauremys reevesii isolate NIE-2019 linkage group 3, ASM1616193v1, whole genome shotgun sequence genome:
- the ZNF513 gene encoding zinc finger protein 513 isoform X3, whose protein sequence is MVSVDSLVGKISIPAYSLSDDDYSSSYRQLSVESDPEEGREPGPPAPPCPQCGLQLAVRLGQSCPQCAGAEEGRGQRVLYSCQLCPFASHYSSHLKRHMKTHNGEKPFKCPHCDYASAQLVNLTRHKRTHTGERPYRCQACSFACSSLGNLRRHERIHSQDKPFQCSACDYRCNQSRNLKRHMLSHRQAEEGPCCRDKAQEPLLPELSLHVSGAGSPLLPGCTRLRGDEADALPELLFPFTCRMCGLVLDDGLAQDESLVEQICSRCSLAVLSAEPGESPPESGAKGFSCSLCSFATHYPNHLARHMKTHSGEKPFACPLCPYASAHLDNLKRHQRVHTGERPYKCQLCDYACGNLANLKRHGRIHSGDKPFRCGLCSYRCNQSMNLKRHMLRHTGEKPFRCRHCPYTTGHWDNYKRHQKIHGPAGEGWASPPSAKPRLALPPPAASLH, encoded by the exons ATGGTCAGCG TGGACTCCCTGGTGGGGAAGATCTCCATCCCGGCCTACTCGCTGAGCGACGACGACTACTCCTCCAGCTACCGGCAGCTGAGCGTGGAGAGTGACCCCGAGGAGGGGCGGGAGcctggccccccagccccgccttgCCCTCAGTGTGGCCTGCAGCTGGCCGTGCGCTTGGGGCAGAGCTGCCCACAGTGTGCGGGGGCCGAGGAGGGCCGGGGCCAGCGTGTGCTCTACTCctgccaactctgccccttcgcctcccactactcCAGCCACCTCAAGCGCCACATGAAGACCCACAACGGCGAGAAGCCTTTCAAGTGCCCGCATTGCGACTACGCCTCGGCCCAGCTGGTGAACCTGACGCGGCACAAGCGCACGCACACGGGCGAGAGGCCCTACCGCTGCCAGGCCTGCAGCTTCgcctgcagcagcctgggcaaCCTGCGGCGCCATGAGCGCATCCACAGCCAGGACAAGCCCTTCCAGTGCAGCGCCTGCGACTACCGCTGCAACCAGAGCCGCAACCTCAAGCGCCACATGCTGAGCCATCGCCAGGCGGAGGAGGGGCCCTGCTGCCGGGACAAGGCCCAAG AGCCGCTGCTGCCGGAGCTGAGCCTGCACGTGAGTGGTGCCggcagccccctcctgcctggCTGCACCCGCCTGCGGGGCGACGAGGCAGACGCCTTGCCCGAGCTGCTCTTTCCCTTCACCTGCCGCATGTGCGGGCTGGTGCTGGACGACGGCTTGGCGCAGGACGAGAGCCTGGTCGAGCAGATCTGCAGCCGCTGCAGCCTGGCCGTGCTGAGCGCTGAGCCGGGTGAGAGCCCCCCCGAGAGCGGCGCCAAGGGCTTCTCCTGCAGCCTGTGCTCCTTCGCCACACACTACCCCAACCACCTGGCCCGGCACATGAAGACGCACAGCGGCGAGAAGCCCTTCGCCTGCCCCCTCTGTCCCTACGCCTCCGCCCACCTGGACAACCTCAAGCGACACCAGCGGGTGCACACAGGCGAGCGGCCCTACAAGTGCCAGCTCTGCGACTACGCCTGTGGCAACCTGGCCAACCTCAAGCGTCACGGCCGCATCCACTCTGGCGACAAGCCCTTCCGCTGCGGCCTGTGCAGCTACCGCTGCAACCAGAGCATGAACCTCAAGCGCCACATGCTGCGCCACACGGGCGAGAAGCCCTTCCGCTGCCGCCACTGCCCCTACACCACCGGCCACTGGGACAACTACAAGCGCCACCAGAAGATCCACGGCCCTGCTGGTGAGGGCTGGGCCAGCCCCCCGAGTGCCAAGCCCCGGCTGGCCCTGCCGCCCCCAGCGGCCTCCCTGCACTAG
- the SNX17 gene encoding sorting nexin-17: MHFSIPETESRGGEGGAAYVAYNIHVNGVLHCQVRYSQLLGLHEQLRKEYGANVVPAFPPKKIFTLTPAEVEQRREQLEKYMQAVRQDPVLGGSETFNSFLRKAQQETQQIPTEEVPLEVLLSNGQKVTVTILTSDQTEDVLEAVASKLDLPEELVGYFSLFLAREAKDGAFSFLRKLQEFELPYVSVTSLRSPEYKIVLRKSYWDSSYDDDVMEQRVGLNLLYAQTVSDIERGWILVTKEQHRQLKSLQEKVSKKEFIRLAQTLKYYGYLKFEPCVTDFPEKGCQVIVSAGNSELNFQVRLPSEQIKEGSFKVTRMRCWRVTSSVPTSTGPPGSSPGKAEVKLELAFEYLMSKDRLQWVTITSPQAIMLSICLQSMVDELMVKKSGGSIRKLFRRRANGALRRSDSQQAVKSPPLLDSPDGSREPMLKLSSKLTSVSLRGISHSGSASDLGANDFHGNYAFEGIGDEDL, from the exons GCCTATAACATCCACGTGAACGGCGTGTTGCACTGCCAAGTGCGCTACAGCCAGCTGCTGGGCCTGCATGAACAG CTAAGGAAAGAATATGGGGCCAACGTGGTGCCCGCCTTTCCTCCAAAGAAGATCTTCACCCTCACCCCAGCGGAGGTGGAGCAGAGGCGAGAGCAGCTGGAGAAATACATGCAGGCCG TGCGGCAGGACCCGGTGCTGGGAGGCAGCGAGACTTTCAACAGCTTCCTGCGCAAAGCGCAGCAG GAGACGCAGCAGATCCCCACTGAGGAGGTGCCGCTGGAGGTGCTGCTCTCCAATGGCCAGAAGGTCACGGTCACCATCCTGACCTCGGACCAGACGGAGGACGTCCTGGAG GCTGTCGCCTCCAAGCTGGATCTGCCCGAGGAGCTCGTCGGCTACTTCAGCCTCTTCCTGGCGAGGGAAGCCAAGGACGGAGCCTTCTCCT TCCTGAGGAAGCTGCAGGAGTTCGAGCTGCCCTACGTGTCTGTCACCAGCCTCCGCAGCCCCGAGTACAAGATCGTCCTGCGCAAGAG TTACTGGGATTCTTCCTACGACGACGATGTCATGGAGCAGCGGGTGGGGCTGAACTTGCTGTATGCACAG ACTGTGTCAGACATAGAACGCGGCTGGATCCTCGTCACCAAGGAGCAGCACCGGCAGCTCAAGTCCCTGCAGGAGAAGGTCTCCAAGAAGGAG TTCATCCGCCTGGCGCAGACCCTGAAGTACTACGGCTATCTCAAGTTCGAGCCCTGCGTCACCGACTTCCCCGAGAAGGGCTGCCAGGTCATCGTCAGCGCCGGCAACAGCGAGCTCAACTTCCAGGTGCGGCTGCCCAGCGAGCAGATCAAAGAGGGCAGCTTCAAGGTGACACGCATGCGGTGCTGGCGGGTCACATCCTCG GTTCCCACGAGCACCGGGCCGCCGGGGAGCAGCCCAGGCAAAGCGGAGGTGAAGCTGGAACTGGCCTTTGAGTACCTGATGAGCAAGGACCGGCTGCAGTGGGTCACCATCACCAGCCCCCAG GCCATCATGCTGAGCATCTGCCTGCAGTCCATGGTGGATGAGCTGATGGTGAAGAAGTCTGGCGGCAGCATCCGCAAG CTGTTCCGCAGGCGAGCCAACGGGGCCCTGCGGCGCTCGGACAGCCAGCAAGCTGTGaaatccccacccctgctg GACTCGCCCGACGGCAGCCGGGAGCCCATGCTCAAACTCTCG agcAAGCTCACCTCCGTCAGCCTGCGCGGCATCAGCCACTCTGGCTCCGCCAGCGACTTGGGCGCCAACGACTTCCACGGCAACTACGCCTTCGAGGGGATCGGCGACGAGGACCTGTAG
- the ZNF513 gene encoding zinc finger protein 513 isoform X2: MGFEKDLEVDSLVGKISIPAYSLSDDDYSSSYRQLSVESDPEEGREPGPPAPPCPQCGLQLAVRLGQSCPQCAGAEEGRGQRVLYSCQLCPFASHYSSHLKRHMKTHNGEKPFKCPHCDYASAQLVNLTRHKRTHTGERPYRCQACSFACSSLGNLRRHERIHSQDKPFQCSACDYRCNQSRNLKRHMLSHRQAEEGPCCRDKAQEPLLPELSLHVSGAGSPLLPGCTRLRGDEADALPELLFPFTCRMCGLVLDDGLAQDESLVEQICSRCSLAVLSAEPGESPPESGAKGFSCSLCSFATHYPNHLARHMKTHSGEKPFACPLCPYASAHLDNLKRHQRVHTGERPYKCQLCDYACGNLANLKRHGRIHSGDKPFRCGLCSYRCNQSMNLKRHMLRHTGEKPFRCRHCPYTTGHWDNYKRHQKIHGPAGEGWASPPSAKPRLALPPPAASLH; the protein is encoded by the exons TGGACTCCCTGGTGGGGAAGATCTCCATCCCGGCCTACTCGCTGAGCGACGACGACTACTCCTCCAGCTACCGGCAGCTGAGCGTGGAGAGTGACCCCGAGGAGGGGCGGGAGcctggccccccagccccgccttgCCCTCAGTGTGGCCTGCAGCTGGCCGTGCGCTTGGGGCAGAGCTGCCCACAGTGTGCGGGGGCCGAGGAGGGCCGGGGCCAGCGTGTGCTCTACTCctgccaactctgccccttcgcctcccactactcCAGCCACCTCAAGCGCCACATGAAGACCCACAACGGCGAGAAGCCTTTCAAGTGCCCGCATTGCGACTACGCCTCGGCCCAGCTGGTGAACCTGACGCGGCACAAGCGCACGCACACGGGCGAGAGGCCCTACCGCTGCCAGGCCTGCAGCTTCgcctgcagcagcctgggcaaCCTGCGGCGCCATGAGCGCATCCACAGCCAGGACAAGCCCTTCCAGTGCAGCGCCTGCGACTACCGCTGCAACCAGAGCCGCAACCTCAAGCGCCACATGCTGAGCCATCGCCAGGCGGAGGAGGGGCCCTGCTGCCGGGACAAGGCCCAAG AGCCGCTGCTGCCGGAGCTGAGCCTGCACGTGAGTGGTGCCggcagccccctcctgcctggCTGCACCCGCCTGCGGGGCGACGAGGCAGACGCCTTGCCCGAGCTGCTCTTTCCCTTCACCTGCCGCATGTGCGGGCTGGTGCTGGACGACGGCTTGGCGCAGGACGAGAGCCTGGTCGAGCAGATCTGCAGCCGCTGCAGCCTGGCCGTGCTGAGCGCTGAGCCGGGTGAGAGCCCCCCCGAGAGCGGCGCCAAGGGCTTCTCCTGCAGCCTGTGCTCCTTCGCCACACACTACCCCAACCACCTGGCCCGGCACATGAAGACGCACAGCGGCGAGAAGCCCTTCGCCTGCCCCCTCTGTCCCTACGCCTCCGCCCACCTGGACAACCTCAAGCGACACCAGCGGGTGCACACAGGCGAGCGGCCCTACAAGTGCCAGCTCTGCGACTACGCCTGTGGCAACCTGGCCAACCTCAAGCGTCACGGCCGCATCCACTCTGGCGACAAGCCCTTCCGCTGCGGCCTGTGCAGCTACCGCTGCAACCAGAGCATGAACCTCAAGCGCCACATGCTGCGCCACACGGGCGAGAAGCCCTTCCGCTGCCGCCACTGCCCCTACACCACCGGCCACTGGGACAACTACAAGCGCCACCAGAAGATCCACGGCCCTGCTGGTGAGGGCTGGGCCAGCCCCCCGAGTGCCAAGCCCCGGCTGGCCCTGCCGCCCCCAGCGGCCTCCCTGCACTAG